The sequence below is a genomic window from Apodemus sylvaticus chromosome 6, mApoSyl1.1, whole genome shotgun sequence.
CTTCCTGATGTGGGGGGTATTACTCTTTGCCCTTGTTGAGGACACAGGACACTGACTGGCTGCTATTGTCAATGCACAGTAGTCAGACTTTGTCctgctcttcctcccccccccccttttgtgtTGTAGTTTCATTTAGAGAATTCAAAAACTTAGAAATGGAACAGGTTACCACATGTAAAATGAAGAACACTGGACAAATAATGTTAGTAAGCATTTATTAAGGATTACAGCATTTTTATGATAGGGCCCAGTTTGTCAACATTTACAAAAAGCAGAAAGGCTTCTAGACCATTCAGACCAAATCACTAATAGTTAActggaaatgaaatttttaacTGTTGTTTGCATTCTTGTTGGCCAAATTAGTTTTGATACTGTAATTTGTAGATGATGAGTGAGATGTGAGGTTGAGAGACCTCCCTGTAATCTTCAAAATGTTAAATTCATCTGATGTGAAATCATAAGACTGTATGAGAAAGCCTTCTCACTTTTTGTTTCTTAGAAtttgtgcagaccaggctgtcttcaggTCTGCCTCTGCCATttaaagctgtgcaccaccaAGCACACCTAAACTTGTCTTTTAATTAACAGTAGATGACATGTTTTGCCAACATACATGTTTTAAATACAGTGCAACCTTCATAGGATACTGGCTAATTTGGTAGCATTAGTGAGGTATTGATAATCAAGTATACTTTTAAGAAACTCAAGCAAGCCTGAGTCAAATACAAACCTGTCCTCTTAAATTTACTGGTACAATCTCTGGTTTACCCTAGAACTTTTAATTCTGTCTCCACCACATATATAATCTGATTTCACAACTTTAATATTAAGCTATGGTTTAGTGATTGGGGGACAGGCACTTTTCAATTTTTCCTTGACCATTTCCCACAGAATTCCACCAAACACCAAGCTCATTTTTGAAGTGGAACTAGTAGATATTGACTGAAACCAGTACTTCGGATTGGACATCAGCAAACATAAAAAACTAATGTGGCTAATTAGAGCTTGTTACTATTGTAAGGGAAGAGTCAACTGGAAAATTGAGTTAAAGCTTGTTTACTTGATCTCAACATTTGAGAAACATAATTCCCTGTAACTCCCTTTAAGTCTCAGATATTTTCCTACAGCCATGTAAAGTATTCAAGAGAGCTGCTTTTCCTTTTACCTCATAAACTAAAAGGCTCAATAAAAATGTCATGGATTGTCTTGACTGAGTTATTTATTCTGCGGTCTGTATTCTGATTAAGAACTAGTGACTCTGTCCAAAGAGTTGAACTGCTAGTCAAGCTTGGTCAaggacatttaaaatataatacttcATGGTGAAAGTTAAAAGGCACAGAACttgaaagaaaaccaaagcaacTAAAACATTCTGGCAGGAAGATAAATTTAGAGAAAAGTTTACTTCAAGACAATGTTAATCTCTACTTTGTGTACCTCCCCCAAATGAATTCATAAACAATTGCTGCACAtgggtcttcatttttattacaaaaattaTAAGATCAAAATGAAAGCTTGCTCATAAGTTTTACATGAATATTCTAGGTACAAATTCTAAAACatactttgatattttatttcttaagggGATGCTGACATTACACTTTCTTATAATCTATTCAAAGGCAGAGCATGTCAACAGTTCATCTATCCTGGAGTTAGAGCCAAATTCCCCAGTATAACTGAAACATAGACAACCTGGGGTTTAAGGTTAAAAATCAATTTCTTTAAAGTCTGTTTTTATAGGAGGCAAAATTCTCAATAACCAGCCCTTATATTTTTCCCCCAATCTTTTTTAACTGACATGATTTACAGTCAGTTTTCTCCCCCTACATTTAAGGCTACAAATCTCCTGCATGAACTGCAAAAGAATTCTAGACCAATAATTgcaaaaaaataagataaaataaaaaataaaaataaaaaaaatagttctccgataaaaagtaaattttaaaaatggtaggAAAGTTTCTATGATACACTATTAATTGACATTTCCTGCTACTAACtaaacaaatttacacagaaaCTGGGAGGACAAAGTATCAAATACAACAAGCATATACTATGTTTACATCCTTCAAAAAAAATAATTCCACATATATAAGTCATCTGAACTTTACATTTTCCCATCAGGTTGGAGGTGGAGGATAATACTGTCCATAATTCCAAGGACTCTGATAATTGTACTGAAAAGGTAAAAGCAAACATGTCACTACACTTGAAGAACAGTTATGATGCACATATAAAATGAGGTAATAGTACTGGTTAAATACCAGcactcaatcataaaagaaaacatacaatacAGAACCCCCGCTGCAAAGAATAAATGGTGCACACTTACCTGATACCAGGCACTGTAATTATATGCAGCTTGATTTGCCTGTAAATCCCCATCAATGATCTGTGCTGATGACATATCTtctgtgtgtgctttcttttcttctggttCTTCTGAGCTATATGTAAAAGgtaaaaatagaaactcaaattTCCCACATATATAAACTTTCCTAGATAACTCaatgcatgtatatttgttttaGTCATGTTTTCAATCATCTTTTGAGAGCAAGGTACTGTCATTAGATAGCCAATAAATTGTGGTAAACAGACCGAAACCTAAGTTCAATTTATCTTTCTTTATGAAACAATCTCTGAAACTTCTCCATCCTAAGAACTTTACACCACTCACGAGTTGATATCTAGATTAGCTGCCTAGAGCATAGAAGGGACTGGGCCCTGTCTTCAAAGGACCAACAGTAGCCTGCAATCTCATGTACTAGATTTCAGATTCTTCTGAAATAATGAAACCTCTTTCCACTCAGGTCCTTTTTAGCCTTCTTACCCTCCATAAATCTACAATTCTCCAATAATACAGGGTAACTCCTTGCTGGCAAAGTATATGCTCTAATCTTTACACCAGAAGTGGCAAACAGGCCTGGGGTCTGTATTATAACTTACTGTTGTCACATTTAtctttgatatttaaaaatgacTTATAAGTCAGGCATggtaatatacatttttaatcctTAATACATAAAAATCAGACTATCTATACAATATTCATGTTTCTGCATAAGCATATACAGCCAAGCAGTTATGCTGAGATGAACTAACTTTACAGCACAAAATAACTTCCAAATCTCTATAGCAACACAGCTCCACCATGATCGCCACCAGATTGCCTTGAGCTGTCATTCTAACAATAAGGCTTTCCCTAAATATGCCCTCAACTTTAAGGTCAGTGGCCCAATTCTACTCATCTAATAGCattgcagctgggcagtggtggtgcacgcctgtaatcccagcactctgggaggcagaggcaggcggatttctgagttcgaggccagccgggtctacagagtgagttccaggacagccagggctatacagagaaacccagtctcgaaaaaaaacaaatccaaaaaaccaaaaaccaaaaaaaaaaaaaaaaaaaaaaaatgcattgcaACTCTGATTTTGGACCTAAGGGAGTAACAGGCTTGCTACTTGCTTCTCAGATAAACcattgatggttttttttttcttcaaaccaTAAAAAACATACATTTTCACAATATAGAGATAACACTCAAAGTATGTATTTTAAACAGCTTTTtcatattgaaatattttctcttaaGTATCCTATCCTGATTTATCAAGAAATTACATACCCATTTTCagctttcctttttaaagtaTCCTGTTCTTTTAGAAGTGTTTGATGTTCATCATATGCATTCAGAAGCCTGAGGGGGAAGAAAAAATACTTTTGGGatgtgtaattaaaaaaaaaaattaaagttatttcCATATGAGAAAACAGCTCACTCATATAAATTTCCAAGTGGGGTCTTTGTCCTCACCATCAGAATCCAGTAGGAACTAAATAAGACTACCTCTTCCAGAACTCTTGACAATTCTACTTTGATCCATACAGATCAAATATATGCTATTTCACATACTTTCATTGAACTGTAGAATCACACCATTCCAACTAAAAGCTATCATTACATAAAATCATGTCTTCTGTACAAGTTCTTCAGTGCAAAAACAAGACACTGACTATAGAGTATACTAAAGAGTtagaaacagaaactataaaACAGGGTCTAATTTCATCCTTATAACACATAACTTGAAAAATTTGGATAGCTCAGAAAGCCTCCATTtactaaaacaaaattatatatagtCATTAAATGGCCAAGAAATTTAGagtacacaaatataaaatactgaGCAACATTTCAAGAACTGAAATACTAGCTGCTTTTACACACCATCAAAAACATACCCACACAAGTTTAGTTTGGTTCCTGTGAAAATTCTACATCAGATCAGCAAAGGCACATGTCTATTAGGCACTGGAACATATTAGAGCAACAGATAAAAACCTGAACTTTATTCTGTTTACAATGTTCTAAGCTGTATTTCTACGTTCAGGGTTATCAAACTTAAATTGTGAGCTTAAATACGCCTATCCTTACATCACCCTCAACTTTCAGCTTTTTTATGATTTAGTAGGGAAAGGCCACAAAGCAAGAGATCTGTGTGATCACATTATCTACCTTCTTTTCAAACCTGAGATATAATGGCATTTCTATTCCAAACTAGTCCTATCCTACCTCTGAATGTTGCTGAGCAAAGAATCAGGGCCTTGTACGTGACAGACAAGTACCCCACCACTGAACTCCATATCAACTTTACACCAAACACTTTTAACCTTAGCATTGGGTACAATAAGGCAGTTCAGCACATAGAGCATGAGTAAGCCTGGTTACCTGAATCTGTTTCCTAGCACCTATACAAATGGTGGGAGAAAAAACCCAgggaagctgtcttctgaccttatATACTTCTtggaacatacacacactctctcccaTACatcatatacttttaaaaataaacttagcaATGTATGTTCCATTAAAAAAAGATGATGGACTTAAGATCTTACTTATTAACATCTGAACCAAAATCTTCAAGGAATTCcacttttctttgagaaaatgtaaTTCTCATTTTAATAGGCAATGAACCATGTATGGCTTTGTCAAAGCAACtgaggatattttcttcattttgcttGAGGTCACAACTGTATTCCATTTCAAGTAAGTTGAGGTATAACTTTGTGTTCTCCTAAATAAAAAGCAGTATAAATTAATAACATTCCTACAATATTTTGATTAAAGCATAAatatttaagattaaaaattactCATGTCTGTTTTCAGTGTGTATATAGCAAAGTAAAATATATTCTTCAGGAAATATGTTTCTTGTCCTACGGTGTTGGGTGCTGAGTACACAAGTACTCTATTACTGGGTCACAATCCTTGTTTCTTTAACAATATTGATAGGTTGTGACACCACCCTATCATTTCCCATAGTATGCAAGTGTGTTCTTACAAGCTGAATAATTAAAAGTTCATTATCCTATGTTAATTAACTAGATATGACCAAACAGGAAAATctgaaaatacaatataaaaagaTAATGTGTATACTATACCTCTAATTGTGactataaataattataaacttGTATAATCAACAGACCCAATAAAGTCTACAAAAATCTAAGTCTACAAAATGAACCTGAtgtgggggcacatgcctttaatcccaacactcaggaggcagagacaggtggatccctgtgagtttgaggacagtcttgTCTATAAAACAAGCCCCAAACAGGCAAGGCTATctttgagaaaccctgtcttaaaaaacaacaacaacaacaacaaaaatcaaacaacacgATCCTAAAAATAAGACACTTCCACTAGTTTTTTATTCCCTGTTATATAAAAGGATCTGTTTGCAAGATGAATATCActatattgttttgtttgctaCTATTACGCTTTTGTTCATATATGCTGCTCCCAGGCCATTCATCCTTAACAATCATCAAGTTTTTACAACTTCTGAGAGTTAATTACAAAGAACACAATATTTACAACTTTAAGTAACCATAATTTTCACACACTTtaaacccaaagaaagaaaaactattaaaAGTGGCAACATCAGTTTAGAGGGACTGTTGTCCTCATTTAGTAATAAGTATATTACTGTATAGACCAAATCTTTCATCACAGTTGCCAAAGGGAAAAAGTACTAGCTTTTTATGAAAGATGTTAAAAAGTGTGTATTACCTTATCTTTTTCAATTGCTTCCAAAAGTACCTTTCTTGATTTTGGaagatttttctgtattttgaaaaGATGTCGGGCTAGTTTGATGGCATAAAATGAGGACTCATTATTTGATTTGGCATTCTTTATAGCATCTTGAAGCAAATGTTCAGCTTCTTCCATATTTCCATGCCGTCGTTCTAAACTTACTCTTCGTAATCGAACCATTGCCAGTCCTAGAACACATTCTTCAAATGTTCTCAAGATAATCCTGGCTTCATTAATATTCCCTAAAAtagtaattatatatttatacttttgttTAAATTTCTGAAAGACTTTATAATAAGCACTGTAAAACAGCCTGCAGTCTAAATCTAGCTTGGGATGGGGAGTAAACACCCACGCTTGCTTATTTTGTGCTGTCCACAGCTACTATGACAAGGCTGAACTGTTAAGAAAACAATAAAGCTTTGATAGAAATAACTGCCAAATTCTTCTTTATACCTCCCTTAGTTCTCAGTTCCTGTAACTCCATCCTGATACAAAGTGCTAAAACATGGATTGAGAGGCTAGATATAAGATCCGGCAATTAGGAGCACGGGCTGCtgctgcagaggacccaggttcacttCTCAGCACCCTCAACCCCCTGTCTAATGCAGTTCCTGAAATTCCCTTGCCATCTCCTGGTATCTGCAAACACTACATACAGATTGACAGGCATGCAGCCAAAACACCCACCCACATAAAGTAAacacataaattaattaaaataaatcaactGAACATCCTTTTTCTTACCCTGTTGTTCCTCAAAAGCTGCCCAAAGCATGTGTGCCATGGGTTTCTTCGGGAGATGAACAGTACAAGCTCTGCTGAAGACATGTCTCACTCCTTCAATGCTATGGTTTTCCATGTACTTGGCATACTACATACAAAAAACAGGAAATACTGAATAATTTACAGTTGAACATGTGATGGATTAAATATGTGTCAGAAcgataaaattctatttttaaacccATTCAGCACCTTTATTGAACCACTAGACTAGTTTCTGTAAGGAAGGACGAAGAGAGGCAACGAGGTTGGCATATGCAGCAGTCAAATCTGGTTGCAAGCAGACCATCTCCTAATGCAACAGATATAGTTATATGAACAACATTCAACAGAAGTACAAAAAAGGTTAGTCACTAGATCAATGTTATAATGTATTCAAGGGAAACACACTCTTATCATTTTCTTACCTTAATCCAAAACTCCTCATAGAGGGCACAAGATATGACACATCTTTCAAACAGAACCACAACTCTTTCATGAGTCCCATTTTCAATTTCAAATTCTAAGTATTCTTTCCAGTTTTTTAGCTGAGCCTTTTCCAGTGGTTTCACATGAAAATAAGGTCTTTTAATCTGTAAAAATATTATTGCATGGCAATAAAagtaaaccaaaatcaaaactttaagtataatgaaataattttacaaagaaaatattttaaaacttattacTAATcattttgaagtgtgtgtgtgtgtgtgtgtgtgtgcgcgcgcgcgcatgtgcacgcgcacacatgcGCTTGTGTCCTTAAGACAAAGTCtgtacatagctctggctgtcttggaactcactatgtagaccaggctagtcttttAGAGAGTCCTTATTTTTATTACTAAGGTAAGCTATATTGTTTATTTATCAAAACTATTTTACAGCCAGCCACAACTGACACATAAATCTATAGGCTAGGCTATGAAAGGCTAGCTTATGAAAACAAAGCTACATCAAACCTTAAGATTGGGGCTGAGGAAGCTAAGCTGCAAGTGAGTAAGAGTTAGAAGAACTAACGCGGAAACATGAGAAAAAAGTAAGTCAACTATGCTGATGGTAGTACATATCTATGAACTAATGAAATACATACTTCAAATACACATATAGTTTGGCAGGTGAAATATACCTTACAAACAGAAAACAGTTAAATTCGTACAACAAAAAGATTCACCTATAGATGGTTaaatttttgagataaggtctaaTGTAGCAAGACTGACATCAAACTTATTATGAAGATGACTCTCAATTTTTGAACCTTTTTTCTCTACCtttcaagtgctaagattatgaCTGGGCATCTAACCTGGTCTATAAatggtgctgggatcaaatgcaGGATTTCGTGCATATTGGTCAAGTAGTC
It includes:
- the Prpf39 gene encoding pre-mRNA-processing factor 39 isoform X1, translating into MQNSHMDEYRNSDNVSTGNSSEVEHPDFSTEIMNVTEMEQSPDASPSAHASTEENEMTNVVDLPVTETEGDFPPEFEKFWKTVEMNPQDFTGWVYLLQYVEQENHLMAARKAFDKFFVHYPYCYGYWKKYADLEKRHDNIKQSDEVYRRGLQAIPLSVDLWIHYINFLKETLDPGDPETNSTIRGTFEHAVLAAGTDFRSDKLWEMYINWESEQGNLREVTAVYDRILGIPTQLYSHHFQRFKEHVQNNLPRDLLTGEQFIQLRRELASVNGHSGDDGPPGDDLPSGIEDITDPAKLITEIENMRHRIIEIHQEMFNYNEHEVSKRWTFEEGIKRPYFHVKPLEKAQLKNWKEYLEFEIENGTHERVVVLFERCVISCALYEEFWIKYAKYMENHSIEGVRHVFSRACTVHLPKKPMAHMLWAAFEEQQGNINEARIILRTFEECVLGLAMVRLRRVSLERRHGNMEEAEHLLQDAIKNAKSNNESSFYAIKLARHLFKIQKNLPKSRKVLLEAIEKDKENTKLYLNLLEMEYSCDLKQNEENILSCFDKAIHGSLPIKMRITFSQRKVEFLEDFGSDVNKLLNAYDEHQTLLKEQDTLKRKAENGSEEPEEKKAHTEDMSSAQIIDGDLQANQAAYNYSAWYQYNYQSPWNYGQYYPPPPT
- the Prpf39 gene encoding pre-mRNA-processing factor 39 isoform X2 yields the protein MQGLLRFEDQDSARGDQNIAMFYPSSTQMVYRRGLQAIPLSVDLWIHYINFLKETLDPGDPETNSTIRGTFEHAVLAAGTDFRSDKLWEMYINWESEQGNLREVTAVYDRILGIPTQLYSHHFQRFKEHVQNNLPRDLLTGEQFIQLRRELASVNGHSGDDGPPGDDLPSGIEDITDPAKLITEIENMRHRIIEIHQEMFNYNEHEVSKRWTFEEGIKRPYFHVKPLEKAQLKNWKEYLEFEIENGTHERVVVLFERCVISCALYEEFWIKYAKYMENHSIEGVRHVFSRACTVHLPKKPMAHMLWAAFEEQQGNINEARIILRTFEECVLGLAMVRLRRVSLERRHGNMEEAEHLLQDAIKNAKSNNESSFYAIKLARHLFKIQKNLPKSRKVLLEAIEKDKENTKLYLNLLEMEYSCDLKQNEENILSCFDKAIHGSLPIKMRITFSQRKVEFLEDFGSDVNKLLNAYDEHQTLLKEQDTLKRKAENGSEEPEEKKAHTEDMSSAQIIDGDLQANQAAYNYSAWYQYNYQSPWNYGQYYPPPPT